The Megalobrama amblycephala isolate DHTTF-2021 linkage group LG7, ASM1881202v1, whole genome shotgun sequence genome window below encodes:
- the LOC125271540 gene encoding uncharacterized protein LOC125271540 translates to MENRESRKRSSSAESSDEPVTSDPDVWSLRSSSQDEREYLKIARSIRAEAVASDLMIRSKSTSYIGYNRKPLESDRSVTSDPSVDQCGEIRSTAELHKYACDLTLDPNTANTRLILSEENRKITNVEDHQSYPDHPERFDDVSQVLCGESLTGRCYWEIEWSGCAEISVTYKGISRKGWSEDCVFGFSDKSWSLNCSDNSLYVWHNKNSTKIPAISSCSNRVGVYVDVSAGTLSFYSVSDTHTLTHLHTFNATFTEPLYAGFMVYPDSSVCLCDIKQPPVRNNSDTHTTGFSDSKPSGLNIHPLLNCQSCVHIADSDQWVQIEPSACTDEGGSKFRVSTDPGRYECVRTRMRWVCDCDVTLQYCTVDGHFLNTELERLQCNRIAPVIDVTVISGKLEEVHLPHYACLGESDPSLKDAVKVLTVKDEGITTEPVQLTRFHAKIVQPSFSLKTLIISWIMQVDEHCDLLLYMCSKDPLILHVYFFPVDDCVKEKIEKNEKSSCPIPHPRPDRPFRMKTPHILDVPGASIHPKEGITLRRETDPNYFKVTTRLENDLQMTLIILRETSCI, encoded by the exons ATGGAGAACAGAGAGAGCAGGAAGAGATCTTCATCTGCAGAATCCAGTGATGAACCCGTGACCTCTGACCCCGA TGTCTGGAGTCTGAGATCTTCATCTCAAGATGAAAGAGAGTATCTGAAGATTGCCAGATCCATTAGAGCTGAAGCAGTGGCTTCTGACCTCAT GATCAGGAGTAAGAGTACTTCATATATAGGATACAACAGAAAGCCTCTGGAGAGTGACAGAtcggtgacctctgaccccag TGTGGATCAGTGTGGAGAGATCAGAAGTACAGCAGAACTACACAAAT ATGCCTGTGATCTcacactggatccaaacacagcaaaCACTCGTCTCATTCTGTCTGAGGAGAACAGGAAGATCACAAATGTGGAAGATCATcagtcgtatcctgatcatccagagagatttgatgaTGTTTCTCAGGTTCTGTGTGGAGAGAGTCtgactggacgctgttactgggagattgaatGGAGCGGATGTGCTGAAATATCAGTGACATATAAAGGAATCAGCAGGAAAGGATGGAGTGAAGACTGTGTGTTTGGATTCAGTGACAAATCCTGGAGTCTGAACTGCTCTGATAACAGTCTCTATGTCTGGCACAATAAGAACAGCACTAAGATACCTGCGATCAGTTCATGCTCTAATagagtaggagtgtatgtggacgtGTCGGCCggcactctgtccttctacagcgtctctgacacacacacactcacacacttacacacattcaaCGCCACATTCACTGAACCCCTCTATGCTGGATTTATGGTTTATCCTGATTCctcagtgtgtctgtgtgacaTTAAACAACCTCCTGTGAGAAACAACAGTGATACACACACAACCGG GTTCTCTGACTCCAAACCTTCTGGGCTCAATATTCACCCACTGCTGAACTGTCAGTCTTGTGTCCATATAGCTGATTCTGATCAGTGGGTTCAGATTGAGCCGTCGGCCTGTACAGATGAAGGAGGGTCAAAGTTCAGGGTCAGCACTGACCCAGGCCGTTACGAGTGTGTCAGGACCAGAATGCGATGGGTCTGTGACTGTGACGTCACCCTTCAGTACTGTACCGTAGACGGACACTTCCTCAACACAGAGCTGGAGAGGCTGCAGTGTAACCGGATCGCTCCAGTGATTGACGTGACGGTGATCTCAGGGAAACTGGAGGAAGTTCATCTGCCCCATTACGCCTGTTTAGGAGAGTCTGACCCCTCTCTCAAAGATGCTGTGAAAGTCCTCACAGTAAAAGACGAGGGAATAACCACAGAACCTGTGCAGTTGACCCGATTCCATGCTAAGATTGTCCAACCATCCTTCTctcttaaaacattaataataagttGGATAATGCAAGTGGATGAACACTGTGATCTTCTTCTCTACATGTGTTCTAAAGATCCTCTCATTCTACATGTCTACTTTTTTCCAGTTGATGATTGTGTGAAAGAAAAAATTGAGAAGAATGAAAAGTCAAGTTGTCCAATCCCACATCCCAGACCTGACAGGCCATTTCGGATGAAAACGCCACACATTCTTGATGTTCCTGGTGCCTCTATCCATCCCAAAGAAGGGATCACACTCAGAAGAGAAACTGACCCAAACTACTTCAAGGTCACGACACGTCTGGAGAATGATCTTCAAATGACTCTTATCATCCTAAGAGAGACGAGCTGCATCTGA